AAGGGGATTACCGCCGATGTCACCTATACGGTGCGCTATGTATACGGAGAAATAAGGGAACAGAAATTTCACAGCGTGTATCAGCCGTGGCAACGCATTTGTCTTGTGGGATTACTGCAGTAAATGCAAGCGCCGGCCCCGCATTTGCGAGACCGGCGTCTTGTGCGACGAACCTATCGGCAACCGCGGTCGCGGCGCCAGCGATGATCGTTTCTGGGCGGCGGATCGCAGCGCGGCGGAGTATACCTCGGCGGGTTGTGCCGCGGACGGTTCCAGTTGTCACTGGGGCAGGCTCCCTGCTCGTGGCGGTAACCGCACCGTCCGCAGCGGTCGTATTCCACGCCGACGTTGACGCGCCAATCGATGCCATTGCAACCGACGGCGCCGAGGCCGAGGGCGATGGCAAAACCGAGACAGAGCACGACGCGCTTCATGGGGTTCTCCTTTCAAAAAAACCAATCGAAGCACCGATCTACTATAGCACAAGCATGCGGAAAATGAAAAGCGCTTGGTTTATTCAGTTCGTCAGTCGGCATTAATAACATTCCGACATTCTCAAGAATGTCGGAATGTTATTAATCGTCTTTGAAAAGTATGCGGGCGAAGCGGAGGTCGTCGAAGGAATATTTTTCCCGGAAATGTTGAAACACCGGCGTCAATTTTTCGTGTCCGATGGTGTGAAACGCGGCGTGGATTTCCGGCAGGGCGTTTTTTAATTCCGTGGATATAAATGTGGCGAGTTCTGCTTGCGTCACGGCGCCTTTTTTATAGAGATCGGTAATGTGCGCGCAGACCGTTCCCGGCGTGAGGTTCCGGATTGCGGCAACTTCGGCGATTGTTTTTCCGCTTTGAAGCAGCGCATGCGTCATGGCAATCGTCGGTTGTTTTGCCCCGCCCCGAGCCCCGTTTGTTTCCATGTTTTTTTGTTTCATTGTTTCATTGCTCGCTGTATTGCCTCCGCACGCGAGAATAAAATCCCTATGCGCCGCCGCGGCGGTTTCCGCGGACGTGGCGCTCTGTGCGTGTGCCGCCACAACCGATGCGCCGCGGAATGCTTCGTCTTTCACGAGTATCTCCGGATGCACCTGAAACGCGCGTTCATTCCAGCCCAAAAGATGCAGTCCCGAAAGTTGCCGCACGCGGGAGAGTGCCACATACCCCTGGCCGAATTCAAACACATTCCGTAAATCCATCACCGCTTCGTCCAAACTCATTCCTTGGCTTTTATGCACGGTGATTGCCCAGGCGAGGCGCAACGGAATTTGTTTGATGCGCGCGAGCGGCCGGTCGTTTTCCTCTATCATCCACTCCACCGGCTCAACTTCAATGCGTTCCCTTCGGCGTGTTTCCACTATCGGGTAACCGTCATGCGCGCTAAAACCCACCACTACTCCCAGCGTGCCGTTCACATAACCCTCCTTCTGATTATTCTTTGTGAACATCACCGCCGCGTTGATTTTCAAGAATAGCGTTTCCGGCGAAAGGCAGTTTTTGATGAGTGTAGCCGCGAGCTTCGGCGCTCCCTGTGAGGTCATCAAAAATGAATTTTCGTGACCCGGGAGGCGCTTGAGCATCTCCGCATTGATGCGGTCTACGTCGGCATTATGCGTGAAAAGTTTCGGCGCGTTTTTCGGCGCGGTCGCCAGTGAAGTCATTCTTTTTGCGATGTGCGCGAGGTGCGTTTCGTTAAATATGTTTTGCCTGATGGCGGAAAGCACGCCGAGGAATTCCGGGTCATCCTGCCGGTGCTGTTCCTCGAGGTAGCACACCGTGAGGTTGGCGTCTCCCCAAGCGGTTGAGTCATACGCGAACACCGGCGGGTTGTCGTCGGCAAATGATGCTTGCCCGGCTTCTGCTTCCCGCCGCTTCACAATCGGAGGAAGCTGGAAAAAGTCGCCCACCAGCACCACTGGCAACCCGCCGAACGGTTCTGTTTTTGATAAAACTTCCCTACATGCGGCGTCTACCATCGTCAACGTGTTTGCGGAAAGCATGGACACCTCGTCAATAATCAGCACCTTCGCGCGGCGCATGCGTTTCACCACGCGCTCATTTGCGGCTATCATGCGCAGGTCATATTTTGTGAGCGCTTCTTTGATGCCAATGCCGCTCCACGCGTGGATGGTCATGCCGCCGATGTGCGTCGCGGCTATACCCGTTGAAGCGGTGATTGCCGGCTCAATATCGTGCTCGTGCAGCCAGCGTACATAGTGATTCACCGTGTGCGTTTTCCCGCTGCCCGGCTCGCCGGTCAAAAATACATTCGCTCCGGTCTTCAATATTGTGAGCGCCTCCTCTTGTGTCATGCACCAAGTGTAGCAGAATTTTCTTCGTCATTGCGAGGCGGTGCACAAATTGGAGATTAGCGAACGGTGTAGTAAAATTAAAATATGGCTCAGCAAGGAATGTTTAATGCCGCACTCGCCCTTCTTCTTTTCTTGATTTATTTTTTGCCGACCATTATTGCCGGCTTCAGTGGGAAGCGGAATGGCTGGGCGATTTTTGCATTAAACTTTTTTCTCGGGTTTACATTTATCGGCTGGATTATTGCGCTGGTGTGGGCATTAACAAAAGATAGCGTCCAAGTGGAGATAAAATAGAGTTAGTGTATGACCCTCGGCAACATATTCAAGCTCATCATTTCCATTGTCGTCTCCGAACTCGCCGGCGTGATCGGCGCGTTATATACGACTCCGGCGATACAATCCGGTTGGTATGCCGGCCTTATCAAACCCGCCATCAACCCTCCGGCGTGGGTGTTCGGTCCCGCGTGGACAACCCTCTACGCGCTGATGGGTATTTCGCTTTTCCTCATCTGGAAAGAACATTCTAGCATTCTGCAGAATGTTAGAATGTTCCGAATATGGAAAATCGGCGTCGCGGTATTTTTTATTCAACTTGCGCTTAACACTCTCTGGTCAGTTATCTTTTTCCGTCTTCATTTACTTGGTGGAGCGTTTATTGAAATCATCTTCCTCTGGCTCGCTATTCTTGTCACTATCATCGCGTTCGCCAAAATTTCCCGCCCCGCGGCATACTTGCTTTTACCCTATATCCTTTGGGTAGCTTTCGCGGCGTACTTGAACTACAGTATTTGGGCGTTGAATGTGCTTTAACGACTAAATAACATTCCGACATTCTCAAGAATGTCGGAATGTTATTTTATAGATTTACGGGTGTATAATGAAATTAATGAATATATTATTTCAAGATTTTTTCGCTAATCTTTCCGGCGTGTTTCGCGGGCGGAACTTGTATTGGCACTTGCTCGCCGTTCTGTTGACGCTCGGGCTGGTTCTTTCCGGATTTGATTGGTATTACGCGACTATAACCCGTGGCGGCGTTGTCGCAAAAATTTTATTCCCCGCAGTTTTTTTCGGCGGTCTTTTGCCGATTATTTTGCCGCTCGTTATCGTGACGCTCGGGGCGGTGAAGCGGAGCGCTTATACCATCCGTGCCGGCTGGGCGACGGGGCAAGCGGCCATCGTCGGATTACTTGCTTCATTTTTCTATAAAGCACTCACGGGCAGGGCGCATCCGGAATTGATATCGGCGGCGCTTGGCGACATTTCGCGCGTGTTCCATTTCGGATTTTTACGTGGCGGAGTATTTTGGGGCTGGCCATCTTCGCACACTACCGTTGCCTTTGCCGTCGCGGCGGCGCTTGCGACGCTGTATCCGAAAAATACATACGTCGTATATCTCGGATTTTTGTATGCGCTGTACGTCGGATTTGGCGTTTCTATGAGCATCCACTGGTTTTCGGATGCCGTCGCCGGCGCTATTATCGGCATCGTTGCCGGGGTAACCATCGGCAAAAGTTTTCTTAATCCGAAAATATAACATTCCGATATTCTTGAGAATGTCGGAATGTTATGGTACGCTGGAACGATGAAAAATTCAAAACAGCTTGAGCGGCACTTCAAGGGTGCGGCGAATCATTCGCGTATCGATATTTTGTTTTTGATTTCCGGAAACCCCGATATTACCGTGGAGGGAATTGCTGAAGGGACGCACAAAAATTTTAAAACGGTTTCCGAGCACACTAAGCGGCTGGTTCACGCCGGCCTTGTGAATAAAAGCTATCGCGGCCGGAACGTGCTTCATGCCCTTTCGCCGTACGGAATAAAGTTTGTTCACTTCATAAAAACGTTCATTTAACATTCCAACATTCTTGAGAATGTTGGAATGTTAAATACGGATTTTAAAATTATGCAAATACCCAGACGAAAATCTGATTTATTACGGAAGCGGGACAGCGGACCGGTGTATTTGACTGCGGAGGGACTGGCCGCGATGCGGGAGGAGTTGGCGCACTTGAAACAAGTGTTACCGGCACGCATCGCCGAGACGGCGCGGACTGCGGCGTATGGCGACCGGTCGGACAATGCCGAATACAAAGAAGCGAAAGGGACGCTGCGCCGCACGCACTGGCAGATCTTAAACATTGAGGAGCAGCTAAAACGCGTTGAAGTTATTTCTTCGGGTGTGAATGCCTCCGGCACTGTGCAGCTTGGTTCTACGGCGGTGCTTGAGCACAACGGAACGCAAACAACATTTCATATCGTCGGACCGCTCGAAACCGATCCTGACGCGGGACGCATTTCTCATTTGTCGCCGCTTGGGAGCGCGCTCATTAATCATGCCAAGGGCGAAATCGTTACCATCCAAACGCGCGGCGGAGCGCAGACATATCGCATCGCAGAAATCCGATGATATACGATGTTGTGATTATAGGAGGAGGGCCCGCGGGGATGATGGCGGCGGGAAGGGCGGCGGAGCGCGGCCGTTCGGTGTTGTTGTTGGAAAAAAATTCGGGATTGGGCAAAAAGCTGCTTATCACCGGCGGCGGCAGGTGCAACGTGACGAATAATAAACAGCAGGTTCGCGAGATGCTCCTTCAGTACAACGGAAGCGACCAATTTCTTTTTTCCGCGTTCGCGCAGTTTAGCGTCAAGGACGCGCTGGAGTTTTTTAATGCACGAGGCGTTGCAACAAAAGAGGAGAATGAAGGAAGAATGTTTCCGGTATCGGATAGCGCAAAGTCGGTTTGGGACGCGCTGGTGCAATACATGAAGGAAGTCGGCGTGAATATTCAGGTGGGCGTCGCGGTTACCGGTCTAACGGTTGATAAGGCAACCGGACACGTGATTGTTAAAACTAAAACCGGAGCGCCTATTGCCGCAAAATCGTGCGTGGTAGCGACTGGTGGCGTTTCGCGACCCGAGACCGGGTCAACCGGTGAGGGATTCCGGTGGCTGCAAAAATTGGGGCACAAGATTCTTCCGAATGATCAGGCACTTGTTCCGGTGGCGCTTACTGACCTGTGGGCAAAAAAACTCGGCGGCGTGACGCTGAAGGACATCAAGCTTACGGCGTTTCAGGGCGGATCGCCCCAGGCAAAAGCAAACGGCAAACTGCTGTTCACGCACTTTGGCGTTAGCGGTCCGACGGTGTTAAATATGAGCAAAGAAATAGGCGAGCTTCTGAAATACGCCGAAGGTCCCGAGGTATCCCGAGGGAGCGCGGTGACGATTGAGATTGATTTGTTTCCGAAGACGAATCTTGGCGCGCTCCGTAAGCAGCTGCAGGCGCTGTTGGTCGGCGAGAGTAACAAAAAACTTAAAAACATATTGAGCAAGCTGATTCCTTCGGCGCTTGTTGCGGCGCTTTTGGAGATCGCGAAGATCAACGGCGAAACAGCAAGTCACAGCGTGAGTACAGAGGAACGAAAAAACTTGGTTGCGCTAATGAAAGCGACTCCGCTCCATGTTTCGGGCTTGCTCGGCGCGGACAAGGCGATTGTTTCTTCCGGCGGCGTGGCACTGCAAGAGGTGAACTTCAAGACCATGCAATCGCGCCTTATCCCTAATCTGTATCTTGTTGGTGACGTGCTGAACGTTGACCGGCCGTCGGGAGGATATAGTCTGCAGCTTTGTTGGACAACGGGGTATGTCGCGGGGAACAGTTGTTAGCGGGATTTTTCCCGCGGCGCGTGATATATTAGATGTACGGAGTTCATTTTATGTTTATCAAAAAATATATCGCGTACGCGAAGGACAATCCCTATGGTTATTGGTTCAAAGCAAAGCCATACGGCTGGGGCTGGACTCCGGTGCGGTGGCAGGGGTGGCTGACACTGCTGGTGTTTATCGGGCTTATGGTGTTGAACTTTTTTCGCATTGACGCGCAGTCGTACTCCGTAAGCGACACCGTGCGACCGTTTGTTATCCAGAACGTTATTTTGGTTATCATTTTGCTCGCGGTTTGCTGGAAGACCGGTGAACGGCCGCGTTGGATGTGGGGTCTGCCGGATCCGAATGAAAGTAAAAAAATGGACGGCGCATAAGAGTATAATGAAATTATTATGAAAGGATTTGTCGCAAACATCGAAAAACTTTCGCTCGAGAACGACTATTTTCGGAAGGTGCTGTATACCGCGGAACACAGCCAGCTTGTGGTGATGAGTTTGAATCCGGGAGAGGAAATCGGCGCGGAGGTGCACCATCTTGATCAGTTTATTCGCGTGGAAGCGGGGACCGGCAAGGCAATTTTAGATGGCGCGGAGCATGCGTTGAGCGATGGGGTTGTCGTGATTGTCCCTTCCGGGGCAAGACACAATATTGTGAATACGTCCGTCGACAAGCCGATGAAATTATATACGCTGTACGCTCCGCCGAACCATCGCGACGGAGTGATTCACCGCACGAAAGCAGACGCGGAGAAAGACGAGGAAGCGTTTGACGGAAAAACAAGCGAATAACCACCACCACATGGAACCAATAACAAAAACGGAAGTGCTGAAATTCCTGCGCGCGCATCCCGAGTGCGTACTGGCGACGGTTTCGCCCGAGGGAAAACCGGAAGCGGCCACCGTGCTTTTCGCGGTTGATGACGACTTTGTGTTTTATTTTGGCACGTTCGAGAAATATCGGAAGTATCAGAACTTGGCAAAAAATAAACAGGCGGCGATTGTGGTCGGTGCAACGGTTAAAGAGCCGAAGAGCGCGCAAATTGAAGGCGTGATGGAGCCGATTGAACATGAAGCGGATATCACGAAGACGAAGATATTTTTCGCGGAACAGAATCCCGCGATGAAACCGTTTTTTGCATCACCTCTTAAGTTTTTTAAGTTACACCCCGCATGGTTGCGGTTTCTTGACGAAACAAAAAGCGAGGCGGAAAATTTTCAGCAGATTATTCCGTAATACGATATTGTTAAAGACTTAATTATAGAAAGTTGAGCTGTTTCCGTTCGCGTTGCCGGTGACGAATCAAGCGTACTTACATCGCTTCGCCGCCCATATCTTTAATTCGCTGTATGAGACGGTTGAATAGCGCATTGAGCGCGTCAAAAATGCGTTGTTGCGCGACGTTGATTTGTCCGGCGTGGATTGACGGGTTTTTTGTAGTTAACAGATACACATCGAGCGGTATCGTTACCGTCGCTCCTTCTTCCCCGGCGGCGTTCACGGGAGTCATGCGTATGGTATAGCGTCGTGGGTCAAGCAATAGCTTGATCGTCTGGGATCGGTTCACGCTTTGCTTGAACATGAGGTTGCCGTCCGCGTCATACACCTTCACTAACACCAGGCTTTTCCCGGAGGTGATGTATGAAAAATTATTGAATGACGGGATACGCAGGGTAACAACAAATTGATCTTTTATGCGCCCCAACTGCTCAATGTTAACCTCGCTTGCCGCAAACGCGGCGGGAGTCCAGATGCGCGATTCCACGCAAAACTCCGCGTTGTTTTGGTGCGTATAGCAAAGCTGTACGGGAAGTTCCGCGTTTGAAGGCCAGGGAAAACGAAAAGTGGTCAGCTCTTTATTGCGCTCGACGGCGAAGGGAATGTGGCGATGATTTTCGCTTTGATGAAGGGTAAACCGTTCAAGCTCGGCATCTTCTGGCGATTTGAATTGAAGAATCGCATCGCAAGAAGTGGACGTGCAATGTTCGGCGCGCAGCGCAAGATCGCGTGGGATATATGCGCGGGAGGCATACCGCGCCGCGAAACCTCCTTGCAGGCGTCGCACAAATCCTGAAAGACCAGCGCCACCGGAATTAGTAGAAGCGGCGGCGACTGTGGTGTTCAGAAAAATTGAGACGGTATTGTCGGAATAATTCGCAACCGCAAGATCTAACTTGTTGTCGCCGCTAAAATCGGCGGCGCGGACGAATGTCGCCGTTGTTCCCGCGGCAATGCTTGTTGCCGCGCCAAAGGTGCCGTTTCCCGCGCCAATAAGCACGGAAACGTTGTTGGAGGTGTTATTCGCAGTTGCGAGATCCGCATTTCCATCACCGTCAAGATCTGCGGAAGTTATTGACCACGGATTTGTCCCGACGGTGTAATTTGTCGCCGAACCAAATGAACCGTCACCAACGCCGAGAAGCACGGAAACATTGTTGTCAAAATAATTCGCGGCGGCAAGGTCTTGGTCGCCGTCTCCGTCAAAATCTCCTGACGTAATAGAAACCGGATCGTCGCCGACCGCTTTAGAGCTTACCGTAAAGCTTCCACTACCGTTGTTGAGACCGATAGAAATTGAATCACCGTCTCCGTTGACGTTGGCGAAGTCAATGTCGGTATCGCCGTCAAGATCAAGGGCGACGATAAAGGTAGGTGCGGCACCAACCGTAGCCGCTAAGCTAACCACGCCGAAAACACCGCTACCGTTGTTTAAAAGAACGGTGACGGCATTATTGGCGTTCGTTACCAAGATATCTTTGCCGTTGGCGCCGTTGATATCTCCAAGCGCGAGCCCTGAAGGAAAGTCCGCTAACACGGCTCCATAATTAACCGCGTCGGCGAATAAACCCGCGCCATCACCGATGAGCACGGAGACAGTGATGACGCCACCGTTTGCCACCACAAGGTCTTGTTTGTTATCCCCGTTTAAATCTGCGGCGGCGATTGCGACCGGAGTGGAGCCGACCGTAAAGTTAGTTCTTGCGCCGAATGTTCCGTCGCCAACACCTAAGAATACCGATATATTACTACTCCCGGCATTTACGATCGCGAGATCGTTTATTGCATCACCGTTAAAATCGGCGATAACCGTGTCTCGAGGATTGGTTCCGGGCGTGATGTTTGTCGCCGATCCGAATGTCGCGGCCGCCTCGGCACTCGCGACGGGCAGGAGTGCCGCAAGCGCGAGTAAAAATACAAAAAGACTAAGGAGTTCAACGCGTTTAGTAAACCAATTCATTTGTCGTGGGCATCGGATTTCTTTTAAGGAGGCAAATGCACTCATTATTTATAGTATAGCATGCGTGAAACGGTTTTTGTGATATGATGAATGGTATGAATTTCTTTGCCGAACATTATTACTTTTGGACGCCGCGCAATAAAAAATCGTTGTACGTGGGCGTGCTGCTTTTGGCGATGGCGATGCTTATCCAGGCGTACGCAGGGCAGTATTCGTATCACAAAGCGATTTCTGCCGCTGCCGCGGAGGATACGCTGCTGGATATCTTGCCTGCCGTCAATTTGGGCTGGCTTATCGTGCAGGGGTCGCTCATTTCCATTCTTATCGCTATGTTTTTGCTTGTCCGCTACCCGTATCATTTTCTGTTCGGGCTCAAAGTGACCGCGCTTTTTATTGTTGTCCGCGCGGTGTTTATGACGCTGACGCAGATCGGTATTTATCCGGAGGGGGTTGATTTCAAGTTGAGCGTCGGTTCCGGTATTTACAACTTTTTTAATTTTCCCGGTAATTTCTTTTTTTCCGGGCATACCGGACTACCGTTTTTGATGGCGCTGGTGTTTTGGCACGAACGGCCGCTCCGGGCATTTTTTCTTTGTTTGTCGCTGGTGTTCGGTGTCAGCGTGCTGCTCGCGCGAGTGCATTATTCCATTGATGTGTTTGCCGCGCCATTTATTGCGTACGGGATTTTTAAAATCGCGCAATGGCTGTTTAATGGAGACTATCTTATTTTGCTCAAGGATTACGAAGGGTAGTAGTGTTTTGCGCGCGTGCTATAATGGAAGCAGGCTTCTTTTTTAGCGAGGTGCATGATGCTCAGGCAGTCGTTGGCGCTGTTTGCCGTCGGAGTAGCGGCGTTTGTCGGGATTTTGGCCGCGTTGAACGCGGCCGACGAGAAGACGAACGGCAAGGACGTCTTCTTGAAATACAAGTGCGACAACTGCCACTCGGTTTCCTCGGCCGGCATCGAGGGGAAGAACAAGAAGATGGTCGCCCCCGACCTTCTTGACGTGACCGCGCGGCACGAGGCGGAATGGATTCCGCGTTTCATCCGCAAAGAAGAGGGCGCCGGTCATGTCCGTTGTGACAAGGTCCCGAAGGAGCGCGACGGCAAGCCGCACATGCTGAAGTTCGCGGGAACGAAGGAAGAAGAGGACGCGCTTCTCGCATGGTTTGCGGAGCAGCGGACAAAGGAGGAGGAGGAGGAGAAGAAGTGAGTTGCTGACCTTCGGTGTGTGCGATGGGCTTGCCTGGCGGCAGGCCCATTTCTTTTCGCGATATCTTCCCACGCTATTGTGCGCGGCACTCGTGGTATACTTGTACACATGTGACCGCGACTTGTTTCTGGCGGGATGAATATGGAAAAAAACGAACTTATTTTTCTTGATACCGAAACAACCGGCAACGACGTTGCGAATGACCGGCTGGTTGAAGTTTGTTATAAAGTCCCAGATGGAATACATAAGGGATATTTCAAGCCGCCTCTACCGATGTCGGTTAAAGCCATGAGTATCACAAACATTTCAAACCGGATGTTGATGGATAAAGAGCCGTTTCGCGACAGCCATTTGCGCGCCGACCTTGAAGCGCGTCTCGCAGAGGGGATTTTGGTCGCGCATAATGCCAAGTTTGACTGCGCGATGCTTGAAGCTGAAGGGCTCTCTGTTCCGCGGCGTATTTGCACCTTCCGCGTCGCAAGACACCTGGATTCGGAAAATCTCATCCCGGAATACAACCTGCAGTATTTGCGGTACCAGCTTGATCTTGATGTTCGCGGCGCGGGTGCCCATGACGCCAAAAGCGACGTGAAGGTGCTTTACGCGCTCTTTAATTGGCAGCTCAAAGAAATGAAAAAGGGTGGGCTCACGAAAGCAAAAGCGATTGAGGCGATGCTGGATGTTTCTTCGCGGCCAACGCTTTTCAAGCTTTTCCCGTTTGGAAAATATAAGGACAAGAAAATTGAGGAGGTGGTAAAAACCGACCGCGCGTATTTGGAATGGCTACTGAATAAAAAGTATGAAGAGGGCGGGACGGACGAAGACTGGATTCACACGTTGAAATATTATTTAGCTCGCGTACTATAATATATTTTGGATATTTATGAGTGATACGACGCACACGCAGGCAAATGCGCGACGGGGATTAGTTATTCCTGCCGTGTTATTTTTTGCCGGAGCCGCGGTCGGGATTGCCGGCGGATACACGTTTGCGTTATCCGGCAACACCGGCGTGACATTTGGCGAAGATTTATATCAGCAACATCAGTATAAATTTATCAATCCGCTGCTTGCATGTAATGCGACCGATGCGGTGACTTCGGCAGAATTTCGCCCGCTTGAGTCAGAGTTAAAAAGCGCGATACAGCGGTTAGCCGAAGGATCGGGCGCTACCGTTTCGTTGTATTTTAAGGAATTAAATAGCGGCCATCAGACCGCGATAAACGAAAATACGCGGTACGCGCCGGCGAGCTTGCTGAAGGTTCCTATTATGATGGCATTCTATAAAATCGCGGAATTCAAACCCGAAATTCTCGCTCGGACGTTGACGTATGCCGGGAGCGTCGATTTAAATCTGGAGGAAAATTTTATGCCTGACAGGTTTATTCAGCCCGGGAAAACATATACGGTCGCCGAGTTGATTGAATATATGGTTATTGATTCCGACAACAACGCAATGATGCTGCTCCGAGAGGTGATTGATGAATTGGCGCTCAATGAGGTGTTTATTGATTTGGGGTTGACGGTGCCGACCGTGGGAGATGATCCGGATTTCATCAATGTAAAAAATTACTCGCGTTTTTTCAGAGTATTATATCACGCGACGTATTTGAGCCGTGAGAGTTCGGAAAAAGCGCTGGAGCTTTTGACGCGGGATAAACCGTTTAAAGGCATTGTCGGCGGCGTGCCCTCGGACGTAACGGTCGCGCAAAAATTTGGTGAGCGGGGTTTTGTGACGAGCTCGGGTGATGTTACCGATCGTGAACTTCATGATTGCGGCATTGTCTACGACCCGGATGGTCCTTATCTGCTCTGTGTCATGACGAAGGGAAGAGCGAGTTTTGAAAAGCTCACGGATATTATCCGGAAAATCTCAACCGTTGTGTATGAATATCGTCGGCGCGGCGCATGACGCTTCGCGCTGTGTTATGCTGAACATATGATGGAACTACAACATAAAAAAGTAGCGCTGACGTTCGGTGTGTTTGTCGGAGGGTTGCACGTGGTCTGGAGCGCGCTTGTGGCGTTGGGTTGGGCACAGGGGCTTTTAGACTTCATCACCACGCTGCATTTCATTAATAACCCCGTTGCAGTCGGACCGTTTTCGTTCGGCATCGCGGCATTGCTCGTCGCGGTTACGTTTGCCGTGGGTTACGCGGTCGGTTGGGTGTTCGCTTCGGTTTGGAATAAGATGCATGCGCAATCGTAAGGGATTGGCGTCAGTTAACGGTGAAGCGGTATGCCTTAAAGGCGGCGCGTCCCGCGTCGTCAGCCGCGGTGAACTGCGGGTTATTTTTGTTGGCGATAAATATTTTTTCAATATTTTCCGCGGCCCCGACATGCGCGCGTTTTAATGGCGCGCCATTCTCGGCTTTGACGAAATACAACGCGACATTTTTAAACATCGCGGTGTTACCGGTTTTTTGCGCCTCAAGAAACACGCTTGCGGGCATGATGGGAATGCCGTGGTAATATTGTCGGCGGCTGAAGAGCCAGAGCATCGGGCCGACGGCAAGGTTGTCGTCGTAAATGATGCCCGAGGGAGGAATCGTTGCCGGAATGTTACGCGCGTATGTTTGTATGACGCTGTCCAGTGTCGGGCTCGGGTGGCGGGGAACATTTACCGGTCGGGCGCTGCCGAAGACGCCGTCCAGGTACCGGTCAAGCTGTACCACACCGTAGTTCGGCGTATCGGTGAATTGCGCCTTAACAGTGAACACGGTTTCGCTCGCGATGATGATTCCCAGCGCTACCGTG
Above is a genomic segment from bacterium containing:
- a CDS encoding phosphatase PAP2-related protein; this translates as MNFFAEHYYFWTPRNKKSLYVGVLLLAMAMLIQAYAGQYSYHKAISAAAAEDTLLDILPAVNLGWLIVQGSLISILIAMFLLVRYPYHFLFGLKVTALFIVVRAVFMTLTQIGIYPEGVDFKLSVGSGIYNFFNFPGNFFFSGHTGLPFLMALVFWHERPLRAFFLCLSLVFGVSVLLARVHYSIDVFAAPFIAYGIFKIAQWLFNGDYLILLKDYEG
- a CDS encoding c-type cytochrome — its product is MMLRQSLALFAVGVAAFVGILAALNAADEKTNGKDVFLKYKCDNCHSVSSAGIEGKNKKMVAPDLLDVTARHEAEWIPRFIRKEEGAGHVRCDKVPKERDGKPHMLKFAGTKEEEDALLAWFAEQRTKEEEEEKK
- a CDS encoding VCBS repeat-containing protein, with translation MSAFASLKEIRCPRQMNWFTKRVELLSLFVFLLALAALLPVASAEAAATFGSATNITPGTNPRDTVIADFNGDAINDLAIVNAGSSNISVFLGVGDGTFGARTNFTVGSTPVAIAAADLNGDNKQDLVVANGGVITVSVLIGDGAGLFADAVNYGAVLADFPSGLALGDINGANGKDILVTNANNAVTVLLNNGSGVFGVVSLAATVGAAPTFIVALDLDGDTDIDFANVNGDGDSISIGLNNGSGSFTVSSKAVGDDPVSITSGDFDGDGDQDLAAANYFDNNVSVLLGVGDGSFGSATNYTVGTNPWSITSADLDGDGNADLATANNTSNNVSVLIGAGNGTFGAATSIAAGTTATFVRAADFSGDNKLDLAVANYSDNTVSIFLNTTVAAASTNSGGAGLSGFVRRLQGGFAARYASRAYIPRDLALRAEHCTSTSCDAILQFKSPEDAELERFTLHQSENHRHIPFAVERNKELTTFRFPWPSNAELPVQLCYTHQNNAEFCVESRIWTPAAFAASEVNIEQLGRIKDQFVVTLRIPSFNNFSYITSGKSLVLVKVYDADGNLMFKQSVNRSQTIKLLLDPRRYTIRMTPVNAAGEEGATVTIPLDVYLLTTKNPSIHAGQINVAQQRIFDALNALFNRLIQRIKDMGGEAM
- a CDS encoding 3'-5' exonuclease, which codes for MEKNELIFLDTETTGNDVANDRLVEVCYKVPDGIHKGYFKPPLPMSVKAMSITNISNRMLMDKEPFRDSHLRADLEARLAEGILVAHNAKFDCAMLEAEGLSVPRRICTFRVARHLDSENLIPEYNLQYLRYQLDLDVRGAGAHDAKSDVKVLYALFNWQLKEMKKGGLTKAKAIEAMLDVSSRPTLFKLFPFGKYKDKKIEEVVKTDRAYLEWLLNKKYEEGGTDEDWIHTLKYYLARVL
- a CDS encoding serine hydrolase — encoded protein: MSDTTHTQANARRGLVIPAVLFFAGAAVGIAGGYTFALSGNTGVTFGEDLYQQHQYKFINPLLACNATDAVTSAEFRPLESELKSAIQRLAEGSGATVSLYFKELNSGHQTAINENTRYAPASLLKVPIMMAFYKIAEFKPEILARTLTYAGSVDLNLEENFMPDRFIQPGKTYTVAELIEYMVIDSDNNAMMLLREVIDELALNEVFIDLGLTVPTVGDDPDFINVKNYSRFFRVLYHATYLSRESSEKALELLTRDKPFKGIVGGVPSDVTVAQKFGERGFVTSSGDVTDRELHDCGIVYDPDGPYLLCVMTKGRASFEKLTDIIRKISTVVYEYRRRGA